The following coding sequences are from one Humulus lupulus chromosome X, drHumLupu1.1, whole genome shotgun sequence window:
- the LOC133807299 gene encoding alcohol dehydrogenase 1, whose protein sequence is MSSTAGQVIKCRAAVAWEAGKPLVIEEVEVAPPQANEVRLKILFTALCHTDVYFWEAKGQTPVFPRIFGHEAGGIVESVGEGVTELQPGDHVLPVFTGECGDCRHCKSPESNMCDLLRINTDRGVMLNDGKTRFSKNGQPIYHFVGTSTFSEYTVVHSGCVAKINPAAPLDKVCVLSCGICTGLGATLNVAKPAKGSTVAIFGLGAVGLAAAEGARMAGAARIIGVDLNSNRFEEAKKFGVNEFVNPKDHSKPVQEVIAEMTDGGVDRSVECTGSVQAMISAFECVHDGWGVAVLVGVPNKDDAFKTHPVNFLNERTLKGTFYGNYKPRSDLPGVVEQYMNKELDIEKFITHTVPFSEINKAFEYMLKGESIRCIIRMEE, encoded by the exons atGTCGAGCACAGCTGGTCAGGTCATTAAGTGCAGAG CTGCTGTGGCATGGGAAGCTGGGAAGCCACTGGTAATTGAGGAGGTTGAGGTGGCACCGCCACAGGCTAATGAAGTTCGTTTGAAGATCCTCTTTACCGCTCTTTGCCACACAGATGTTTATTTCTGGGAAGCCAAG GGTCAAACACCGGTGTTTCCTCGCATATTTGGTCATGAGGCAGGAGG AATTGTTGAGAGTGTTGGTGAGGGTGTCACCGAGCTTCAGCCAGGTGACCATGTTCTGCCGGTGTTCACCGGGGAGTGCGGGGATTGCCGCCACTGCAAGTCGCCGGAGAGCAACATGTGTGATCTTCTAAGGATCAACACGGACAGAGGTGTTATGCTCAATGACGGGAAGACCAGATTCTCCAAGAATGGCCAGCCCATTTACCATTTTGTTGGGACCTCTACCTTCAGTGAATACACTGTTGTCCATTCTGGATGTGTTGCCAAGATCAACCCTGCTGCCCCACTCGACAAAGTTTGCGTACTTAGCTGTGGAATTTGCACAG GTCTTGGTGCCACTTTGAATGTTGCTAAGCCAGCAAAGGGATCAACTGTTGCCATTTTTGGATTGGGTGCTGTTGGTCTTGCT GCTGCCGAAGGTGCGAGGATGGCTGGCGCTGCGAGGATCATCGGTGTTGATTTGAACTCGAACCGATTCGAAGAAG CCAAAAAGTTTGGAGTCAATGAGTTTGTGAATCCAAAAGATCATAGCAAACCAGTTCAAGAGGTTATTGCTGAAATGACCGACGGAGGAGTGGACAGGAGTGTCGAATGTACCGGAAGCGTCCAGGCCATGATCTCTGCCTTTGAATGTGTTCATGAT GGATGGGGTGTTGCTGTACTAGTAGGTGTGCCAAACAAAGATGATGCATTCAAGACCCATCCAGTGAACTTCTTAAACGAGAGGACTCTAAAGGGTACCTTCTACGGTAACTATAAACCCCGGTCTGATCTTCCCGGTGTTGTGGAACAGTACATGAACAAG GAGTTGGACATAGAGAAATTCATCACTCACACAGTCCCATTCTCTGAGATCAACAAGGCATTCGAGTACATGCTGAAAGGGGAGTCTATCCGTTGCATCATCCGCATGGAAGAGTAG